The segment AGCGCTGCAAGTCCCCGCTTCCCTGCTCATGTGGACAAAGAAGCCGCTGGTAGTGTAGGACTTCTTTTGTCAACGCCCCATCGCCGCACGCTCGACTCATTTTTTTGTCAAGCGAGATGTTAGATTGAACACGGCCTGTGGGGGGCGGCACTGCATGCCTTGGAAAAACCTGGAAACTGACTGCGTCATGATTTCGCTTTTCCTGTATCGGGGTTTTGAGTGTAAATTCGCTTCATGACCAAATTGGAGACTCCAGGGCCGAATTTCTGGTTTTCGTGATGGAGGTCTGGTACCTTGAAAACTATGCGGTTTTCTAGCATGATGTAATCATATTTGCTCTGCACGCAAAGCGCTACGTGACTGGTGTGACGTCTTGGCTCAACTGACGATAATTGTCGAGTCGCGTTCTTCATACCGGAATACGTTTGTGGAGATGCGACATACTGTACACTGCGCGAGAGCTTACGTGACCGTTTTGTGCTGAAAGTGGGTAGCATgtagctattattaattgCCGAGGTTTATGCCGAAGAGAAATACAAAAGCACGAAGCTCGAGTGCGGCCagcgatgatgaggaggaccTATCATAAAGCAAGGCATCACCCTCCATGTTTGCGAAAGGGGGCTATGGAGGTAGGTACTTGCGTATGTATCACATCCAAGTTGGTGGGCCAACATGTTTGGATGCTTGAAACGGGGAGTTGAGAGTTGATTCATCAATGTggcagtttttttttttttttggcagaagaagagggcacGGCACGGTGCTGGAATGAGACGGTATGTCAATGGTGGGGCGGACGAACTGGCACCCAACTGGCACGGGCCGGCGACCTGTCCCTGTCAGACTAGTCCATATGGGACTAGTCCATATGGGGTTAAGGTTAATGCGGATCTTGGCCCCTGCCAGGCACCTGCCATCTCACCCCGGTCCAGATGTATTTCAGTACAGACTGGGCGACATGGGGCTGCACCAAGTCATATTGATTGAACACGGTGCAGCCAGACAACACAACCAACACGTCGCAACACAAGTTCGACAGCTTTTGGGGCTCTGCAGTAATTCTGCAGCTCCGGAACCCCCCCGcgtcgtttcatttctttcCTCTCTTCCCTTCCCGCCCAACTCCCAAATCTCCTTACCATGCATTTACCACTTGGTCAACGGGCGCCTTTTGTTTTTGCCTCGGATCAATTTTCTCCAACTGCGAACCGCATGCACTGAGCAACAGTCCATCGATTCCCATCAGCTTCTGTCAAGACCTAACGTTGTTACTGTTCACCAAGCATAAGCTCCTGATCCCGGCAGGCTGCAAGCTACTGAATCCACCACCATCGACTCTACCACTTGAGGAGTACACCGCAACTATGCCCTCAACAAATGCCTTTCAGGTCCAGGGGAGGGTGAGGAATCGGCTGCTGTCCTGGCATCAATCACGGTTCGCTGATTTCATTAGACCGCCATAATCACTGGCGGTTCGAGTGGTTTGGGACTGGCCGTCGCACGCCAGCTCGCTGCAAAGGGTGCCAACGTTGTTATTGTTGCGCGCGACCAAGCCaggcttcttcaaggcctcGATACTGTCAAGGTAAACCTTCCTCTTGTCCCCTGCGCGTTTATGGTTGATGGGATGTGAGGCTGACTCAACAGCACAACAGAAAGAAGCTTCAAACCCCGAAACTCAGCTTTTCCATCAAATCAGTGCCGACCTCACCATCCCCTCTGAAGCTGTCCGCGTTGTGGACGAGGTGGTGTCGTGGAACTCTGGCAATCCACCCGACATTGTGAGCAAGTTCTGCAccttcccccctccccagTCAGAGCATTTTGCTTGACTTGATGCACTTTGTGCCTGGACGGATAGGTTTTCCTCTCGATCTGGCAAATGCTAATTCTTAGAATTGCAGGTGTGGTGCTGCGCCGGTACTTCGCACCCGACCCTGTTCGTCGACACTCCAGTGACCGAGTTCTCCACGCAGATGCAAAACAACTACTTTACCAGCCTATACATGTCACACGCCATCCTGCAATGCTGGCTGAAGTCATCGCGCAAGAGCTTGACCTCGAACCTGCCTGGCTCTTCCGATAAATCCGAGTCTCGACCAAACTCTACCCTCCAACGCCACATCATCTTCACCGCATCCTTCCTGGCTTTCTATGGCATTGCTGGCTATTCCCCTTATAGTCCCACCAAGGCCGCGCTACGGTCTCTTGCAGACTCCCTTTCCCAAGAGATGAACTTGTACAGTGCCGCCTTTCCAAACGAGCCGAGGGTCCGCCTACACACAATCTTCCCTGCGGGTATCCTTACAGAAGGTTTCGAAGCTGAAAATCGCATCAAATCCGATTTGACCAAAATGCTCGAAGAAGGAGACGAGCCACAAACGCCCGAAGTTATTGCATCGAG is part of the Metarhizium brunneum chromosome 4, complete sequence genome and harbors:
- the tsc10_1 gene encoding 3-ketodihydrosphingosine reductase tsc10 codes for the protein MPSTNAFQVQGRTAIITGGSSGLGLAVARQLAAKGANVVIVARDQARLLQGLDTVKKEASNPETQLFHQISADLTIPSEAVRVVDEVVSWNSGNPPDIVWCCAGTSHPTLFVDTPVTEFSTQMQNNYFTSLYMSHAILQCWLKSSRKSLTSNLPGSSDKSESRPNSTLQRHIIFTASFLAFYGIAGYSPYSPTKAALRSLADSLSQEMNLYSAAFPNEPRVRLHTIFPAGILTEGFEAENRIKSDLTKMLEEGDEPQTPEVIASRSIKGLESGQELITTDFQTGLVKRSMLGGSIRGGFVRGIGDWILTGLVFIIMTVVRGDMDNKVRKWGRQFGSTGMKEDKGPA